The Leclercia sp. S52 genome has a segment encoding these proteins:
- a CDS encoding tyrosine-type recombinase/integrase yields the protein MEGIAVALKSAEDVKAVAAELRRNTRTNLFYCAWVMQYESALRISDLLTLTWSQFSAGKTHIEVKQQKSKRKADPNKKVKPLRIKITDTMRKIVEMRREEQSTMPVKTDFIFSKGDLRSKGNAVTRNTVFTEFSKIGRRVGFSNVGCHTPRKSKGRILFSAGVPVEQIALLLGHADPRSTLFYIGYTLEVGDELTEEFSLEI from the coding sequence ATGGAAGGTATCGCAGTTGCGCTTAAAAGCGCGGAGGACGTGAAAGCAGTGGCGGCAGAGCTACGACGCAATACCAGAACAAACCTGTTCTACTGTGCATGGGTGATGCAGTATGAGAGCGCATTACGTATCTCTGACCTGTTAACCCTCACCTGGTCACAATTCAGTGCAGGGAAAACGCATATCGAGGTGAAACAGCAGAAATCTAAACGAAAGGCAGATCCTAATAAGAAGGTGAAACCGCTCCGTATCAAGATTACTGACACCATGCGGAAAATCGTAGAGATGCGGAGAGAGGAACAATCCACTATGCCTGTGAAGACGGATTTCATCTTTAGCAAAGGCGATCTCCGTAGCAAAGGCAACGCCGTAACCCGTAACACTGTGTTCACTGAGTTCAGCAAGATCGGGCGTAGAGTGGGATTCTCTAACGTAGGGTGTCATACCCCGCGAAAATCAAAAGGGCGAATTTTATTCAGTGCAGGTGTGCCGGTTGAACAGATCGCCCTTCTCCTGGGTCATGCTGATCCACGGTCAACGCTCTTTTATATTGGTTACACGCTCGAAGTAGGCGACGAATTGACAGAGGAGTTTAGCCTTGAAATCTAA
- a CDS encoding IS3 family transposase (programmed frameshift): MKKRFSEEQIISILREAEAGVSARELCRKHAISDATFYTWRKKYGGMEVPEVKRLKSLEEENARLKKLLAEAMLDKEALQVALGRKLLTTDQKREAVVLMCDATGLSQRRACRLTGLSLSTCRYEAQRPAADAHLSGRITELALERRRFGYRRIWQLLRREGLHVNHKRVYRLYHLNGLGVKRRRRRKGLATERLPLLRPEAPNLTWSMDFVMDALATGRRIKCLTCVDDFTKECLTITAAFGISGVQVTRILDSIALFRGYPATIRTDQGPEFTCRALDQWAYEHGVELRLIQPGKPTQNGFIESFNGRFRDECLNEHWFSDIVHARKTINDWRQDYNECRPHSSLNYQTPAEFAADWRNGKYEEKPTDITN, from the exons ATGAAGAAGCGTTTTTCCGAAGAACAGATCATCAGTATTCTCCGAGAGGCCGAAGCCGGGGTTTCTGCCCGTGAGCTCTGCCGCAAGCACGCCATTTCCGACGCCACCTTTTACACCTGGCGTAAGAAGTATGGCGGTATGGAGGTGCCCGAGGTTAAGCGCCTGAAGTCGCTTGAGGAAGAGAACGCCCGCCTCAAGAAGCTGCTCGCTGAAGCCATGCTGGATAAGGAGGCGCTTCAGGTGGCTCTGGGGCGAAAGT TACTGACGACAGACCAGAAGCGGGAAGCTGTGGTGTTGATGTGTGATGCGACCGGTCTGTCGCAACGTCGTGCCTGCAGGCTTACAGGTTTGTCCCTGTCGACCTGCCGCTATGAGGCTCAGCGACCGGCTGCTGATGCGCATTTATCAGGGCGTATCACTGAGCTGGCACTGGAGCGCAGGCGTTTTGGCTACCGACGCATCTGGCAGTTACTGCGCCGTGAAGGCCTTCATGTTAATCACAAGCGCGTGTACCGCCTTTACCACCTTAACGGGCTGGGCGTAAAACGCAGACGACGTCGTAAAGGGCTGGCAACAGAACGTCTGCCGCTGCTCCGCCCGGAGGCGCCCAACCTGACCTGGTCGATGGATTTTGTCATGGACGCGCTGGCCACCGGTCGCAGGATCAAGTGCCTGACCTGCGTGGACGACTTCACGAAGGAGTGTCTGACGATTACCGCCGCATTCGGGATTTCAGGCGTTCAGGTCACGCGAATTCTGGACAGCATTGCACTGTTTCGCGGCTATCCGGCGACGATAAGAACGGACCAGGGGCCGGAGTTTACCTGCAGAGCACTTGACCAGTGGGCTTATGAGCATGGGGTGGAGCTGCGGCTTATCCAGCCGGGCAAGCCAACACAGAACGGATTTATTGAAAGTTTTAACGGACGATTCAGGGATGAGTGCCTCAATGAGCACTGGTTCAGCGATATAGTTCACGCCAGGAAAACGATTAATGACTGGCGGCAGGATTATAACGAGTGTCGTCCACATTCATCGCTGAACTACCAGACTCCGGCTGAATTTGCAGCGGACTGGCGAAACGGGAAATATGAAGAAAAACCAACCGACATTACTAACTGA
- the actS gene encoding amidase activator ActS, with the protein MFAGSPTKNPVSALFCLILALLLAGCAGNQSSDSGPVYTVKRGDTLYRISRATGTSVKDLARLNNISPPYTIEVGQKLRVNGSSTTTKKSSSKRSGKTAAVTPSYAVPKSSWPPVGQRCWVWPASGKVVMPYSTAEGGNKGIDIAGTRGSPVYASDAGKVVYVGNQLRGYGNLIMIKHGEDYITAYAHNDTLLVNNGQNVKAGQKIATMGSTGSNTVALHFQIRYKATAIDPVRYLPAQGGNPKC; encoded by the coding sequence TTGTTTGCAGGAAGCCCGACGAAAAACCCTGTTTCTGCTCTGTTTTGCCTGATCCTGGCCCTGTTGCTGGCGGGATGCGCGGGCAATCAGTCATCGGACTCTGGTCCTGTGTATACCGTTAAGCGCGGCGATACGCTGTACCGCATCTCGCGTGCCACCGGCACCAGCGTGAAGGATCTGGCGCGTCTGAATAATATTTCGCCGCCTTATACCATTGAAGTGGGGCAAAAGCTGAGGGTCAACGGCAGCAGCACCACGACCAAAAAATCCTCTTCAAAGCGCAGCGGTAAAACCGCCGCTGTGACACCTTCTTACGCTGTACCTAAGTCCTCCTGGCCGCCTGTCGGGCAGCGCTGCTGGGTCTGGCCTGCCAGCGGAAAAGTGGTGATGCCGTACTCCACCGCAGAAGGGGGAAACAAAGGGATTGATATCGCGGGTACCCGCGGATCGCCTGTGTACGCTTCGGATGCGGGCAAGGTGGTCTATGTCGGCAATCAGCTGCGCGGTTATGGCAACCTGATCATGATTAAGCATGGCGAGGATTACATCACCGCCTATGCCCATAACGACACCCTGCTGGTGAATAACGGACAAAACGTGAAGGCCGGGCAGAAGATTGCGACTATGGGCAGCACCGGCTCCAACACCGTGGCGCTGCATTTCCAGATCCGTTATAAGGCGACGGCGATCGATCCGGTACGCTATTTACCGGCGCAGGGCGGTAATCCTAAGTGCTAA
- a CDS encoding helix-turn-helix domain-containing protein, with protein sequence MAKTLAEIKADPKYQYTDKDGKVRDRTINIPHYFREIPRIYSPNLENGFMDFCPKAQKLYCYFQGWENSGNFCYESQTELGKVIDLSREHTCKLIQKLQDAGLITKEKNPGYRSKVYRTFPITDAHITPPEALTVQPDIISDVVIHQAAPESATAEETPDDAPNWDAPEHLEPPAPTMINVIEDAVIVAEGTHESVATTTESDQMVIDDDVIVEAVCERLSRPESLRQSQRFDTFTAYARRVLQNDDKRLPKRIEERLEERFEQLHPHLYSRFDPIPF encoded by the coding sequence ATGGCAAAAACCCTCGCCGAGATTAAGGCAGATCCAAAATACCAATACACCGATAAAGATGGAAAAGTAAGAGATCGTACAATCAACATCCCGCATTACTTCCGAGAGATTCCACGTATTTATTCTCCCAATCTCGAAAATGGTTTCATGGATTTTTGCCCGAAGGCGCAAAAGTTGTACTGTTATTTTCAGGGATGGGAAAATTCAGGGAATTTCTGTTACGAAAGCCAGACAGAACTTGGAAAGGTGATCGATTTATCCAGGGAGCACACCTGCAAACTCATTCAGAAGCTGCAAGATGCAGGGCTAATCACGAAAGAGAAAAACCCTGGTTATCGTTCCAAAGTTTACCGCACGTTTCCGATCACTGATGCGCACATTACTCCACCAGAAGCACTGACAGTGCAGCCTGATATCATTTCTGACGTAGTGATACACCAGGCAGCGCCTGAATCAGCTACCGCAGAGGAAACGCCGGATGATGCACCGAATTGGGATGCACCAGAACACCTGGAACCGCCAGCACCAACAATGATTAATGTCATAGAGGACGCTGTGATCGTTGCTGAGGGCACCCATGAAAGCGTTGCAACAACCACGGAAAGCGATCAAATGGTCATTGATGATGATGTGATTGTTGAGGCTGTTTGTGAGCGGCTCTCACGTCCTGAAAGTCTGAGACAAAGCCAAAGATTCGACACATTTACAGCGTATGCGCGTCGTGTCCTACAGAATGACGATAAACGCCTACCAAAAAGAATTGAGGAGAGGTTAGAGGAACGCTTTGAACAACTTCACCCGCATCTTTATTCAAGATTCGACCCAATACCATTTTAA
- a CDS encoding major capsid protein translates to MIIGNERIDLSPLFQLTSTRNFLLSSLNLFDGVGVSSHKVSVSRLLEDNTSLFNQPTARFSNEHNVTSRQSGKEWLIELPFFMREDLIVPADIQGKRKPGSDIQETVTDIYSDYMGKHAVAFMRTRESYLARSLFSGQVYTPKTDDLLIDFGDLFGVAPMNATLDLSATDSSTLRAIDDMVSQITEAAQGMASQVERIIVFAKGGFYSDLRFSPAMEAAFRYVSPLDEGNVVFQHRDLLPGVSTFSIPGTNCDVVKVTDPLLLAQMGDADAIAIPQFAKGSGIYTNIYGAASSTFELLNAAPAEVYSWSFESERGNTINVISENSALPVNHGLNFSVHIKASE, encoded by the coding sequence ATGATTATTGGAAACGAGCGTATCGACCTTTCCCCATTATTCCAGCTAACCAGCACCAGAAATTTCCTACTCAGTTCTCTAAATCTCTTTGATGGTGTAGGCGTTTCTTCTCATAAAGTTAGTGTGTCCCGTCTGCTGGAAGATAACACCAGCCTGTTCAACCAGCCTACGGCGCGTTTCTCAAACGAGCATAACGTAACATCCCGTCAGAGCGGCAAAGAATGGCTGATCGAGCTTCCCTTCTTTATGAGGGAGGATCTTATTGTTCCGGCAGATATCCAGGGCAAGCGCAAACCAGGAAGCGACATTCAAGAAACAGTGACGGACATTTACAGCGATTACATGGGTAAACACGCTGTAGCGTTTATGCGTACTCGTGAAAGTTACCTCGCACGTTCTCTGTTCTCTGGTCAGGTTTATACACCTAAGACAGACGATCTGTTAATCGACTTTGGCGACCTGTTCGGCGTAGCCCCGATGAATGCCACTCTTGATCTGTCAGCTACAGATAGCAGCACTCTACGTGCGATTGACGACATGGTGAGTCAAATCACCGAAGCGGCACAAGGTATGGCGTCACAGGTAGAGAGGATTATCGTTTTCGCCAAGGGTGGGTTCTATAGCGATCTGCGTTTCAGTCCTGCGATGGAGGCGGCTTTCCGCTATGTCAGCCCACTTGATGAAGGGAACGTAGTTTTCCAGCATCGTGACCTCCTGCCAGGCGTGAGCACTTTCAGTATTCCAGGCACGAATTGCGATGTTGTGAAAGTAACTGATCCGCTGCTACTTGCACAAATGGGTGATGCCGACGCTATCGCCATCCCGCAATTCGCTAAGGGAAGTGGTATTTACACCAATATCTACGGCGCGGCTTCGTCAACGTTCGAACTCCTTAATGCTGCACCTGCGGAAGTTTATAGCTGGAGCTTCGAAAGTGAGCGCGGAAACACGATCAACGTGATCTCGGAAAACTCAGCACTGCCAGTTAACCACGGCCTGAACTTCTCCGTTCACATTAAAGCCTCAGAATAA